The following coding sequences are from one Candidatus Paceibacterota bacterium window:
- a CDS encoding trigger factor gives MADQKNYQNVTVNEQDNAQVEIEGEITAEKLTEARKRALDKLRASAQVEGFRSGNAPDDVLINKYGEMTILQEAAELSLSDEYPVILRDHSIQAIGQPQISITKLAPNEALGFKITTATMPEVKVPDYKKVAKETLEKEENQPQDIEVTEKEVEDTILQVRRNVAQQKQQESGIETTGGDDSLPDLTDEFVSSLGDFKDVEDFKTKIKDNIKEQKRREQTEKRRLAVVEALIEESTITLPPIIIDSEVDKLVQQLKSDVSRAGMSFEDYLKQTGKNEDDIRTEWRPQAEKKAKTQLILNKITTEEKLTPDQDLVNQHVEKLISQHPNANREQAKVFVETQLLNDQVLRFLEEQAPAQKSDAKEDKAGDEKKEEKEKASDDTKKDSKKDGKKKKEEKKTKK, from the coding sequence ATGGCAGACCAAAAAAACTATCAGAACGTTACCGTTAACGAGCAAGACAACGCCCAGGTTGAGATCGAAGGAGAAATAACTGCCGAGAAACTTACCGAAGCTCGCAAGCGCGCCCTCGACAAGCTCCGAGCGAGTGCCCAGGTCGAAGGTTTCCGCAGTGGCAACGCACCGGATGATGTGTTGATCAACAAATATGGCGAGATGACCATCCTGCAGGAAGCTGCCGAGCTTTCGCTGAGCGATGAATACCCGGTCATCTTGCGCGACCACAGCATCCAGGCGATCGGCCAACCGCAGATCTCTATCACCAAGCTTGCGCCAAATGAGGCCCTCGGTTTCAAGATCACAACTGCCACTATGCCGGAAGTGAAGGTTCCGGACTACAAAAAAGTAGCCAAGGAAACTCTTGAGAAAGAAGAGAACCAACCGCAAGATATCGAAGTAACCGAGAAAGAGGTAGAAGACACTATTCTGCAAGTACGACGCAACGTCGCCCAGCAAAAACAGCAAGAATCCGGTATCGAAACAACCGGTGGTGACGATTCCCTACCCGACCTCACTGATGAATTCGTAAGCTCCCTTGGCGACTTCAAAGACGTCGAGGATTTCAAAACCAAGATCAAAGATAACATTAAGGAGCAAAAGCGACGCGAGCAGACCGAAAAGCGACGACTAGCAGTTGTGGAGGCGCTTATTGAAGAGTCGACCATCACCCTCCCACCTATCATCATCGATAGCGAGGTAGACAAGCTTGTCCAGCAACTCAAGAGCGATGTATCACGAGCCGGCATGAGTTTCGAAGACTACCTTAAGCAGACCGGTAAAAATGAAGACGACATTCGCACCGAGTGGCGACCGCAAGCAGAAAAGAAGGCAAAGACTCAGCTTATTCTCAACAAGATAACAACCGAAGAGAAGCTCACACCTGACCAGGATCTGGTCAACCAGCACGTTGAGAAACTTATAAGCCAGCACCCCAACGCCAACCGCGAACAGGCCAAGGTGTTCGTTGAAACACAGCTCCTGAATGACCAGGTTTTGCGATTCCTAGAAGAGCAAGCACCGGCCCAAAAGAGCGATGCCAAAGAAGATAAAGCAGGCGATGAAAAGAAAGAAGAGAAGGAAAAGGCTAGCGACGACACCAAGAAGGACAGTAAGAAAGATGGCAAGAAAAAGAAGGAGGAAAAAAAGACTAAAAAATAA